In Nymphaea colorata isolate Beijing-Zhang1983 chromosome 5, ASM883128v2, whole genome shotgun sequence, one genomic interval encodes:
- the LOC116254127 gene encoding 60S ribosomal protein L36-2-like encodes MAPAQAKSGFFVGLNRGHVTTKRELARRPSDRKGKTSKRTLFVRNLIREVAGFAPYEKRITELLKVGKDKRALKVAKRKLGTHKRAKKKREEMSSVLRKMRSAGGGDKKK; translated from the exons ATGGCCCCTGCGCAGGCTAAATCGGGGTTTTTTGTTGGGTTAAACAGAGGTCATGTTACAACAAAGCGAGAATTGGCTCGTCGCCCGTCGGATAGAAAAGGG AAAACCAGCAAAAGGACTCTGTTTGTCAGGAATCTGATTAGGGAGGTTGCTGGTTTTGCTCCCTATGAGAAGAGGATAACTGAGCTTCTTAAGGTCGGAAAGGACAAACGTGCTCTGAAAGTAGCAAAGAGAAAGTTGGGCACCCACAAGAGGGCCAAGAAGAAGCGTGAGGAAATGTCCAGTGTTCTCCGCAAGATGAG